A stretch of DNA from Triticum dicoccoides isolate Atlit2015 ecotype Zavitan chromosome 2A, WEW_v2.0, whole genome shotgun sequence:
CGTTCAACAGCCTGGTCAGTTGGAAACTTGGAGATGGCTCCCGCATTCTGTTTTGGAAGGACAGATGGATCAACGGTGCTTGCATTATGGAGGCGGCGCCCTTGATCATGGCCAAAGTAAAGACCAAAGTAAGAAACAAGAGAGCGGTAAAAGAGGGATTGTCTTCCCACGCTTGGACGATGGACATCACAGGAGAAATGTCCACCGATGAGTTGGCACAGTTCATCTGATTATGGGAGGTGCTGATTGAGGTGCACCCGTCTCTGGATCAAGAGGATGAGGTCGTTTGGCAGTGGTGTGCTGACAGGAAATACACAACGACATCGGCTTATAAAATGTTCTGTGAGGGAGGGAcccggttgttggaaatatgccctagaggcaataataaaatggttattattatatttctttgttcatgaaaattgtctattattcatgctataattgtgttatccggaaatcgtaatacatgtgtgaatacatagaccacaacgtgtccctagtgagcctctagttgactagctcgttgatcaacagatagtcatggtttcctgactatggacatgggatgtcattgataacgggatcacatcattaggagaatgatgtgatggacaagacccaaacctaagcatagcacaaagatcgtgtagttcgtttgctagagcttttccaatgtcaagtatcatttccttagaccatgaggttgtgcaactcccggataccgtaggagtgctttgggtgtaccaaacatcacaatgtaactaggtggctataaaggtacactatgggtatctccgaaagtgtctgttgggttggcacgaatcgagacagggatttgtcactccatatgacggagaggtatctctgggcccactcggtaatgcatcatcataatgagctcaatgtgaccaaagagttggccatgggatcatgcattacggtacgagtaaagtgacttgccggtaacgagattgaacaaggtattgggataccgacgatcgagtctcgggcaagtaacgtaccgattgacaaagggaatttaatacgggattgattaagtcctcgacatcgtggttcatccgatgagatcatcgaggagcatgtgggaaccaacatgggtatccagatcccgctgttggttattgaccggagaggcgtctcggtcatgtctgcgtgtctcccgaacccgtagggtctacacacttaaggttcagtgacactagggttgtagagatattagtatgcagtaacctgaaagttgttcagagtcccggatgagatcccggacgtcacgaggagttccggaatggttcggaggtaaagatttatatataggaagtccagtttcggccatcgggaaggtttcgggggttaccggtattgtaccgggaccaccggaagggtcccgggggtccaccgggtggggccacctatcccggagggccccatggtgtgaagtgggaggggaaccagcccctggtgggctggtgcgccccccttgggcccccctgcgcctagggttgggaaaccctaggggtggggccgccccccacttggcttgggggggaagccaccccttggccgccgccccccttggagattgcatctcctagggccggcgccccccaaggcccctatataaaggggggggggagggcagccgcacccttgctcttggtgcctccctctccctccgtaacacctctcctccccgcttgcgcttggcgaagccctgccgggatcctgctgcatccaccaccacgccgtcgtgctgctggatcttcgtcaacctctccttcccccttgctggatcaagaaggaggagacgtcttcccaactgtacgtgtgttgaacgcggaggtgctgtccgttcggcacttggtcatcgatgatttggatcacagcgagtacaactccatcatccccgttcacttgaacgcttccgctcgcgatctacaagggtatgtagatgcactcctattcccctcattgctagaatactccatagattgatcttggtgatgcgtagaaattttttaatttctgctacgatccccaacagtggcatcatgagctaggtctatgcgtagtttctatgcacgagtagaacacaaagtagttgtgggcgtcgatattgtcaattatcttgtcgttactagtcttatcttgattcggcggtattgtgggatgaagcggcccggaccaaccttacacgtacgcttacatgagaccggttccaccgactgacatgcactagttgcataaggtggctagcgggtgtctgtctctcccactttagtcggatcggattcgatgaacagggtccttatgaagggtaaataggaattggcaattcacgttgtggttttggcgtaggtaagaaacgttcttgctagaaacctatagcagccacgtaaaaacttgcaacaacaattagaagacgtctaacttgtttttgcagcaagtgctttgtgatgtgatatggccaaaagttgtgatgaatgatatatgtgatgtatgagatgatcatgttcttgtaataggaatcacgactttcatgtcgatgagtatgacaaccggcaggagccataggagttgtcttaatttatttatgacttgtgtgtcgacataaatgtcatgtaattactttactttattgctaaagcgttagccatagtagtagaagtaatagttgacgtgacaacttcatgaagacacgatgatggagatcatgatgatggagatcatggtgtcatgccggtgacgatgatgatcatggtgccccgaagatggagatcaaaaggagtgaaataatattggccatatcatgtcactatttgattgcatgtgatgtttatcatgttttacatcttatttgcttagaacgacggtagcttaaataagatgatccctcgaattaatttcaagaaagtgttccccctaactgtgcaccgttgcgaaggttcgttgtttcgaagcaccacatgatgatccggtgtgatagattctaacattcgaatacaacgggtgtaagccagatttacacacgcagtacacttaggttgacttgacgagcctagcatgtacagacatggcctcggaacacggaggaccgaaaggtcgagcatgagtcgtatagaagatacgatcaacatggagatgttcaccgatgatgactagtccgtctcacgtgatgatcggacacggcctagttgactcggatcatgtttcacttagatgactagagggatgtttgtctgagtgggagttcattgaataatttgattagatgaacttaattatcatgaacttagtctaaaaatctttacaatatgtcttgtagatcaaatggcccacgctaatgttgtcctcaacttcaacgcgttcctagagaaaaccaagctgaaagatgatgacagcaactatacggactgggtccggaacctaaggatcatcctcatagctgccaagaaagattatgtcctagaaggaccgctaggtgaagcaccattcCCTGCAAACCAACACGTTATGAACGCCTATCAGTCACGTGCTGgcaattactcccttgttcagtgcggcatgctttacagcttagaaccggggctccaaaagcgttttgagcaacacggagcatatgagatgttcgaggagctgaaaatggttttccaagctcatgcccgggtcgagagatatgaagtctccgacaagttctttagttgtaaaATGAAGGAAAATagctctgtcagtgaacacatactcaagatgtctgggttgcacaaccgcttgactcagctgggagttaatctcccggatgacgcggtcattgacagaatccttcagtcgcttccaccaagctacaagagctttgtgataaacttcaatatgcaggggatggaaaagaccattcccgaggtatattcaatgctgaaatcagcggaggtggagatcaaaaaggaacatcaagtgtagatggtgaataaaaccactaagttcaagaaaggcaagggtaagaagaacttcaagaaggacggcaaggaagttgccgcgcccggtaaatcagttgccatgaagaagtcaaagaatggacccaagcctgagactgagtgcttttattgcaagggaagtggtcactggaagcggaactgccccaaatacttagcggacaagaaggccgacaacaccaaaggtatatgtgatatacatgttattgatgtgtaccttaccagcactcatagtagctcctgggtatttgataccggtcggttgctcatatttgtaactcaaagcaggagctgcggaataagcggagactggcgaaggactaggtgacgatgcgcgtcgggaatggttccaaggtcgatgtgatcgtcgtcggcacgctacctctacatttacctacgggattagttttaaacctcaataattgttatttagttccagctttgagcatgaacattgtatcagtatcttgtttaattcgagatggctactcatttaaatccgagaataatggttgttctatttatatgagagatatgttttatggtcatgccctgctggtgaatggtttattcttaatgaatctcgagcgtaatgttacacatgttcatagtgtgaataccaaaagatgtaaagttgataatgatagtcccacatacttgtggcactgccgccttggtcacataggtgtcaaacgcatgaagaagctccatggagatggacttttagagtctcttgattacgaatcatttgacacgtgcgaatcatgcctcatgggtaaaatgaccaagactccgttctccggaacaatggagcgagcaaccaacttattagaaattatacatactgatgtgtgcggtccaatgagtgttgaggctcgcgatggctatcgttatgttctcactctcactgatgacttgagtagatatgggtatgtctacttaatgaaacacaagtctgagacctttgaaaagtttaaggaatttcagagtgaggttgagaatcaacgtgacagaaaaataaagttcttacgatcagatcgtgggggagaatatttaagtcacgaattttgcacacacttaaggaaatgtggaatcgtttcacaactcacgccgcctggaacacctcacgtaacagtgtgtccgaacgtcgtaatcgcactctattggatatggtgcgatctatgttgtctcttaccgatctaccgctctcattttggggctatgctttagagactgccgcattcactttaaatagggctccgtcgaaatccgttgagatgacaccgtatgaattatggtttgggaaaaaacctaagctgtcgtttctaaaagtttggggatgcgatgcttatgtcaagaaacttcaacctgaaaagctcgaacccaagtcggaaaaatgcgtcttcataggataccctaaggaaaccattgggtataccttctacctcagatcctaaggcaagatctttgttgccaagaatggatcctttctagagaaagagtttctctcgaaagaagtaagtgggaggaaagtagagcttgatgaagtactgcctcttgaagcggagagtagcgcagctcaggaaaatgttcctgtggtgcctgcaccgattagagaggaggttaatgatgatgatcaagatacttcagatcaagctctactgaacttcgtaggtccacaaggacacgttccgctccagagtggtacggcaaccctgacctggaaatcatgttgttagataacggtgaaccttcgaactatgaagaagcaatggcgggcccatattccgacaaatggctagaagccatgaaatctgagatagaatccatgtatgaaaacaaagtatggactttgactgacttgcccgatgatcggcgagccatataaaataaatggatctttaagaagaagacagacgcggatggtaatgtgaccatctataaggctcgacttgtcgctaagggttatcgacaagttcaaggggttgactacgatgagactttctcacccgtagcgaagctgaagtccgtccgaatcatgttagcaattgccgcattctatgattatgagatatggcaaatggacgtcaaaatggcattccttaacggctttcttaaggaagaattgtatatgatgcagtcggaaggttttgtcgatcctaagaatgctaacaaggtgtgcaagctccagcgctcaatctatgggctggtgcaagcatctcggagttggaacattcgctttgatgatatgatcaaagcgtttgggtttatgcagacttatggagaagcctgcgtttacaagaaagtgagtgggagctctgtagaatttctcatattatatgtggatgacatattgttgatgggaaatgatatataattcttggaaagcataaaggcctacttgaacaagtgtttttcaatgaaggaccttggagaagctgcttatatattaggcatcaagatctatagagatagatcgagacgcttcatcggtctttcacaaagtacgtaccttgacaagatattgaagaagttcaatatggatcagtccaagaaggggttcttgcctgtattgcaaggtgtgcgattgagcacggctcaatgcccgaccacgacaaaagatatagaagggatgagtgtcatcccctatgcctcagccatagggtctattatgtatgccatgctgtgtaccagacctgatgtaaaccttgccgtaagtttggtaggtaggtatcaaagtaatcccggcaaggaacactggacagcggtcaaaaacatcctgaagtacctgaaaaggaccaaggatatgtttctcgtttatggaggtggcgaagagctcgtcgtaaagggttacgtcgacgctagcttcgacatagatctggatgactctaagtcacaaaccggatacgtgtatattttgaatggtggggcagtaagctggtgcagttgcaagcaaagcttcgtggcgggatctacatgtgaagcagagtacatggcagcctcggaggcagcacaagaagcaatctgggtgaaggagttcatcaccgacctaggagtcatacccaatgcgtcggggccgatgactctcttctgtgacaacactggagctattgcccttgccaaggagcccaggtttcacaggaagaccaggcatatcaagcgtcgcttcaactccattcgtgaaagtgttcaaaatggagacatagaaatttgtaaagtacatacggacctgaatgtagcagatccgttgactaaacctctccctagagcaaaacatgatcaacaccagaattccatgggcgttcaattcatcacaatgtaaatagattagtgactctagtgcaagtgggagactgttggaaatatgccctagaggcaataataaaatggttattattatatttctttgttcatgataattttctattattcatgctataattgtgttatccagaaatcgtaatatatgtgtgaatacatagaccacaacgtgtccctagtgagcctctagttgactagctcgttgatcaacagatagtcatggtttcctgactatggacatgggatgtcattgataacgggatcacatcattaggagaatgatgtgatggacaagacccaaacctaagcatagcacaaagatcgtgtagttcgtttgctagagctttttcaatgtcaagtatcatttccttagaccatgaggttgtgcaactcccggataccgtaggagtgctttgggtgtaccaaacgtcacaacgtaactgggtggctataaaggtacactatgggtatctccgaaagtgtctgttgggttggcatgaatcgagactgggatttgtcattccgtatgacggagaggtatctctgggccactcggtaatgcatcatcataatgagctcattgtgaccaaggggttggccacgggatcatgcattacggtacgagtaaagtgacttgccggtaacgagattgaacaaggtattgggataccgacgatcgagtctcgggcaagtaacgtaccgattgacaaagggaattgaacacgggattgattaagtcctcgacatggtggttcatccgatgagatcatcgaggagcatgtgggaaccaacatgggtatccagatcccgctgttggttattgaccggagaggcgtctcggtcatgtctgtgtgtctcccgaacccgtagggtctacacacttaaggttcggtgacgctagggttgtagagatattagtatgcagtaacctgaaagttgttcggagtcccagatgagatcccggacgtcacgaggagttccggaatggtccggaggtaaagatttatatatatgaagtccagtttcggccatcaggaaggtttcgggggttaccggtattgtaccgggaccactggaagggtcccgggggtccaccgggtggggccacctatctcggagggccccatgggctgaagtgggaggggaaccagcccctggtgggctggtgcgccccccttgggcccccctgcgcctagggttgggaaaccctaggggtgggggcgccccccacttggcttggggggaagccaccccttggccggcgccccccttggagattgcatctcctagggccggcgcccccccaaggcccctatataaaggggggagggctgccgcacccttgctcttggcacctccctctccctccgtaacacctctcctccccgcttgcacttggcgaagccctgccgggatcctgctgcatccaccaccacgctgtcgtgctgctggatcttcgtcaacctctccttcccccttgctggatcaagaaggaggagacgtcttcccaactgtacgtgtgttgaacgcggaggtgctgtccgttcggcacttggtcatcggtgatttggatcacggcgagtacgactccatcatccccgttcgctTGAAcgattccgctcgcgatctacaagggtatgtagatgcactcctattcccctcgttgctagaatactccatagattgatcttggtgatgcgtagaatttttttaatttctgctacgatccccaacaccggTTTCAGTCGTATAAAGGAATTTGGAAGAGCTGGGCGCCGTTATCTTGCAGAATATTTATATAGTTGGCAGTACAATATCGAGTTTGGACCTCGGATAGAAGACTCAGACATGGCCTGCAAGAGTAAATCTCACCGTGCTTTTTTGTGACCAGGAGGAGGATACGGTGGATCACTTGCTCCTGCAATGTGTGTTCGCAAGGCACGTCTGGTATCTTTGCTTTGCCAAAGTTGGGGTGGAGCAGGCAAACTTGCCCTCGGTCCAGTCTAGATTGGAAGAGTGGTGGGAGACAAGTAAGAAGAGGATCATCAAAGCCAACAGAAGAGGATTTGACTCCTTCGTCATGTTGATCTGTTGGACACTTTGGAAGCAGCGCAATGCACGAGTATTCGGAAATGTAAATGTAAGGGACGCTCAAGGGACCATGGAGCTCATCTTTCAAGAGTTAAAGTTATGGAAATTGGCAGGAGGCTCGGGAGTGTCAGCGTTTTGTGAGTAGTCGCTTTTGAGAGTGGAGTGGAGTGGGTGTGATGCATCGATATGTGATGCCGACCCCGTGTAACCTCTTATAAATACTTTCTGTCTTCTAGTATAAAACTAAGGTACGCTATTGGCGTACTCTCAAAAAAAATCCCTAGTACTAGTAGTATTACCTTATTTCTGGCGCCTAGCCACGCTTGTCCAAAATATCAGCGCCCAGCCGCCGTACGTGGGCACACCGGTAAATAAAAAGGCAAAGCAAAAAATTCCAAAGCAGCAGCGACGAAAAATCTCGCTCACAAGCACGACGTGTCGTGATCGAGTCCCTCAAGCTTCTCCCACCATTCGGGAGGCAGAGGAGCAAAGCCAATCAAGCAAAGCAGAGGGGAGCAGCCATGTCCGGGCTTCTCCTCAACACCGCCGCCCCCCTCGCCAATCCCAGCAGCCTCAGGCCGTCCTTCGCTTCCTCCCGCCACCGGCACCGATGCCGAGccgctgcctcctcctcgtcgtcgtccagctctagcggcggcgggcgcgggtcGTCGTGGGCGACAGACTACGACCTGTACGAGCTGCTGGGGGTGGAGCCCTCGTCGCCGCAGGCTGACATCAAGGCCGCCTACCGGGCGCTGCAGAAGCGCTGCCACCCGGACGTCGCCGCCGGCAACGGAGACGcctcggccggcccctcctcccacGACATGGCCGTGGTGCTCAACGAGGTGTACGCGCTGCTCTCCGACCCGGCGCAGCGCCAGGCCTACGACCGGGAGCACGCGCGCCGGTCCGAGTTCCAGGGCTACACGGGCCGCCCGCTCTACTCGTCGTGGCGCGGCGGGGACGCCGAGACGCGCGCCGTGTTCGTCGACGAGGTCGCCTGCGTGGGGTGCCTCAAGTGCGCGCTCCACGCCAGCCGCACCTTCGCCATCGAGTCCGTGAACGGCCGCGCCCGCGTCGTCGCCCAGTGGGCCGACCCCGAGGACCGCATCGCCGACGCCGTCCAGACCTGCCCCGTCGACTGCATCTCCTACGTCGAGCGCTCGGATCTGGCGGCGCTCGAGTTCTTGATGTCCAAGCTGCCGCGCCGCAGGGTCCGCGTCTCCGAGGCCAACGCCGCCGGCTCGCCCGACATCTTCGCCGAGGTCGCCAAGTTCAAGGCCAGGTTCGAGAAGATGGAGAACAAATCAGCCACCAGGCAATCCGAGGTACTAATTTGATCTAACCC
This window harbors:
- the LOC119357091 gene encoding chaperone protein dnaJ C76, chloroplastic-like; its protein translation is MSGLLLNTAAPLANPSSLRPSFASSRHRHRCRAAASSSSSSSSSGGGRGSSWATDYDLYELLGVEPSSPQADIKAAYRALQKRCHPDVAAGNGDASAGPSSHDMAVVLNEVYALLSDPAQRQAYDREHARRSEFQGYTGRPLYSSWRGGDAETRAVFVDEVACVGCLKCALHASRTFAIESVNGRARVVAQWADPEDRIADAVQTCPVDCISYVERSDLAALEFLMSKLPRRRVRVSEANAAGSPDIFAEVAKFKARFEKMENKSATRQSEESEATWQSRSSAVQTIMSMSNWWYWRPFRAPAGAATAAVPAPLRLLPPPSSPPPPSGAADPVTERLMEAAARRKAEGATASAVYARQRDEYWTPQRNLPSTASFPSPEAQSAAPPRRRVRRASGGERPAERRARIDLTVPLLMAIVAAGIAGYNRDEMGGGVIEDHIGGAAALGVVNSSELQVVLAGVTWFVIGAAVAGVLQVVLGRRNE